A stretch of Fusarium poae strain DAOMC 252244 chromosome 2, whole genome shotgun sequence DNA encodes these proteins:
- a CDS encoding hypothetical protein (BUSCO:14000at5125), with product MASSPFHRPFGASSPLNEGGWRRSQFTYRQFSQLASSNTSNPLRVIAHIDLDAFYAQCEIIRLGIAEDKPLAVQQWQGLIAVNYPAREHGIGRHCNVEEAKKLCPELIAQHVATWREGDDKWAYRDDAAANIVTDKVSLDPYRLQSRKILACIKDALPVDLQKVEKASIDEVFLDLSNQVHSILLERFPELSNPPPYDDPTEKLPLPPIAALDWQTDALIDLDEEQETTDPDWDDVAILIGSEIVRKVRSEVRQKLGYTCSAGVASNKLLSKLGSAYKKPNKQTVVRNRAVSAFMAGFKVTKLRNLGGKLGEQIVSTFSTENVTELLEVPLSSMKAKLGHETGFWVFNTIRGIDTSEVNSRTQIKSMLSAKSFRPTINSSEQALRWLRIFAADIFARLVEEGVLENKRRPKTMNLHHRHEGQVRSRQAPIHQGRALDEECLFELAKDLLSQIIAEGRGVWPCANLSLSVGGFEDGVKGNMGIGAFLVKGEEAEALRLSTSESRPPSAGPEPLAKKRRVEDSGIQRFFSKRSSTDHDGSSSNKPPTPNENTNTTRTLSEDAQKSTSSATNYGYEARHRTDIGSHPSTVSLWHASAFSTETDRNTQFSIDPLKCSRCKANFADPEALQSHGDWHMAKDLQEEERVKPTFAERQSTTRNTVPKTRGTAAKRGRGDKLEQGQSRLKFG from the exons ATGGCTTCTTCTCCGTTTCACCGTCCGTTTGGAGCATCATCGCCGTTGAACGAAGGTGGCTGGCGACGCTCACAGTTTACCTATCGTCAGTTCTCGCAACTTGCCTCGTCAAACACTTCGAACCCGCTACGTGTTATCGCCCACATTGATCTGGATGCTTTCTACGCTCAATGTGAAATAATTCGACTTGGAATTGCCGAAGACAAGCCGTTGGCCGTCCAGCAATG GCAAGGCCTTATCGCCGTCAACTATCCTGCTCGAGAGCACGGCATTGGACGCCATTGTAACGTCGAAGAAGCGAAGAAGCTATGCCCCGAGCTTATTGCCCAACATGTCGCCACATGGAGGGAGGGTGATGATAAATGGGCATACCGGGACGACGCCGCCGCCAATATCGTGACCGACAAGGTTTCCCTTGACCCTTATCGACTTCAGTCCAGGAAAATCTTGGCCTGTATCAAAGATGCCTTACCTGTTGACTTACAGAAGGTGGAGAAGGCAAGTATAGACGAGGTCTTTCTTGACCTTTCAAACCAGGTTCATTCAATCCTCCTAGAGCGCTTCCCTGAACTCTCGAATCCGCCTCCATATGATGATCCTACCGAGAAACTCCCACTGCCACCTATCGCTGCGCTCGACTGGCAAACAGATGCTTTGATTGATTTGgatgaagaacaagaaacaaCAGATCCCGATTGGGACGATGTGGCTATCCTCATCGGCTCTGAAATTGTCCGTAAAGTGAGGTCCGAGGTCCGACAGAAATTGGGCTATACATGTTCAGCGGGCGTGGCCAGCAACAAGCTACTCAGCAAGTTAGGGTCAGCTTACAAGAAACCTAATAAGCAGACTGTTGTGCGCAATCGGGCGGTGTCGGCTTTCATGGCCGGTTTCAAAGTTACAAAACTACGAAACTTGGGCGGAAAGCTTGGAGAGCAGATTGTGTCGACCTTCAGCACCGAGAATGTTACTGAGCTGTTGGAAGTGCCTTTATCAAGCATGAAGGCGAAGCTTGGCCACGAAACAGGGTTTTGGGTCTTCAACACCATTCGAGGCATCGATACCAGCGAGGTAAACTCAAGAACTCAGATCAAATCGATGCTCTCAGCCAAGTCCTTTCGCCCCACTATCAATTCTTCGGAGCAAGCATTACGATGGCTGCGAATCTTTGCAGCTGACATATTCGCTCGACTGGTGGAGGAGGGTGTTTTAGAAAACAAGAGACGACCAAAGACCATGAATTTGCATCATCGTCACGAGGGACAAGTGCGATCCCGCCAAGCCCCTATCCACCAAGGCAGGGCCCTGGATGAAGAATGTCTATTTGAACTAGCTAAGGATCTCCTCTCGCAGATAATCGCTGAAGGCAGAGGTGTATGGCCATGTGCAAACCTGAGTCTTAGCGTAGGGGGCTTCGAAGACGGCGTTAAAGGTAACATGGGCATCGGTGCGTTTCTTGTCAAAGGGGAGGAGGCAGAAGCACTTCGCCTGTCCACTTCAGAGAGCCGCCCTCCTTCCGCTGGCCCCGAGCCCCTTGCAAAAAAGCGACGTGTCGAGGACAGCGGTATCCAAAGGTTCTTTTCTAAGAGGTCCTCAACGGACCACGATGGGAGTTCCTCGAACAAACCACCTACTCCAAATGAAAACACCAATACCACGCGTACACTATCAGAGGACGCCCAAAAGAGCACCAGCTCTGCTACTAATTATGGATATGAGGCCCGCCATAGAACCGACATTGGCTCGCATCCGTCTACCGTATCATTGTGGCATGCGAGCGCTTTCAGTACTGAGACGGACCGGAACACACAATTTTCGATCGATCCTCTCAAATGCTCCCGCTGCAAGGCCAACTTTGCCGACCCGGAAGCGCTGCAGAGCCACGGGGACTGGCACATGGCCAAAGATCTTCAGGAGGAGGAACGTGTCAAGCCTACATTCGCTGAACGGCAATCTACCACACGAAACACCGTACCGAAGACACGAGGGACTGCAGCCAAACGTGGTCGAGGGGATAAACTTGAGCAAGGTCAAAGCCGGCTCAAATTTGGCTGA
- a CDS encoding hypothetical protein (BUSCO:41796at5125), with amino-acid sequence MQPGAILATCLCGSLDSESQHNDVVVLKIEGTGSAVKAMWVSVNAQNIKPHGGLRCDSPARNRLVQESKEGLEQKQRACLSTKESRPASPGAQVSSVTAKAQAQPQDHNPARQGGEGIVGHAQQLPEAPGVPTTSGFGNKAVKRSTKIGRHWVQGCWQHGTDKDQASEDQDQNQGTHAPGQQRQLQIPHFGVGFGQAERQASVTDSPRQEPVDSFTAQEPKEENPSSINERLAQSPPGFEQPGHPSLYYLGLLQNQNHLHHAQQYQGFTGNDPSISTHQQPQPPSFGHHQHQHHQPPACSSPPLPFSFPFPTPPASAPPTSAFGLAAPPPPPPPPPPPATPPRPPSRRRFQPTTSRRQQNLSHCRSNSNLSSNSSNGASANRRLLASRSPASHSASGKTPRQRLAPPPPQPIDCTAPQDTPTAHHRHSPFLPAHPHPPASSFSARSALSALSTSSPSSPISGSISSSPALPSTFSPLSSSSSSYQTCSSAVSSPHINMSRSSRNPPPAVAGTGRQNEYFVPRDGIDREVISADICRYLGNDALVRPGHYENPQTGQAVQGYYITAYRNLTTAMIEDLKADSARWDSERRAQTSRNTSGVQYRYSETHQSRQHHGPTEGPYATDPYSRDSGFDGGPRYPGTGAPGYTGAAGSYSQSYGGSSSGFAGYTQAQQSPPPADARFSSTPAAAVMNTPYQAGQSPYVDVGTNQRPRGYDAYANQAAAAAAAAAAQQQAYATSAPSQPGYPATAAYQYSGQAPPAGYTMQPQDPFYGRAGQPAQGYTQASQYEETPRTRASATPTNTQTNPSGTSSSRRSERESDRHSSDRHHRSSRR; translated from the exons ATGCAACCTGGGGCCATTCTCGCCACCTGTCTTTGTGGTTCCCTCGACTCAGAATCACAACATAACGACGTGGTTGTTCTGAAAATCGAAGGCACCGGCAGCGCTGTCAAAGCAATGTGGGTTTCCGTAAATGCCCAGAACATCAAGC CACACGGCGGGCTGCGCTGTGACTCGCCAGCCAGAAACCGTCTCGTCCAAGAGTCAAAAGAAGGGCTGGAACAAAAACAAAGAGCCTGTCTTTCAACCAAAGAGTCTCGCCCAGCCTCCCCTGGTGCCCAAGTGTCATCAGTCACCGCCAAAGCACAAGCCCAACCTCAAGACCACAACCCAGCCCGGCAAGGCGGAGAGGGCATTGTAGGGCACGCGCAACAACTTCCGGAAGCCCCAGGCGTGCCAACCACATCTGGCTTCGGTAACAAGGCAGTCAAACGGTCCACCAAAATAGGTCGCCACTGGGTGCAGGGTTGTTGGCAGCACGGAACAGACAAGGACCAGGCTAGTGAGGATCAGGATCAGAATCAGGGCACCCACGCACCAGGCCAGCAGCGGCAGCTGCAGATCCCGCATTTTGGTGTTGGGTTCGGTCAAGCAGAGAGACAAGCTTCCGTCACGGATAGTCCCAGGCAAGAGCCAGTCGACTCATTCACAGCCCAAGAGCCCAAGGAGGAAAATCCGTCTTCAATAAACGAAAGATTAGCACAGTCCCCGCCTGGCTTCGAACAGCCGGGCCATCCCAGCTTGTACTATCTTGGCTTGCTGCAAAATCAGAACCATCTCCACCACGCCCAACAATATCAGGGTTTTACAGGCAACGACCCATCAATATCAACTCACCAGCAACCTCAACCTCCCAGCTTTGgccatcatcagcatcagcatcaccaACCTCCTGCATGTTCTTCGCCACcacttcctttttctttcccctTTCCAACACCTCCAGCATCAGCACCACCAACATCTGCCTTCGGACTggctgctcctcctcctcctcctcctcctcctcctcctcctgcaaCTCCACCAAGGCCACCGTCGAGACGACGCTTCCAACCAACGACGTCTCGCCGTCAGCAGAATTTGTCCCACTGTCGTTCCAATTCAAACCTGAGCTCAAACTCAAGTAACGGTGCCAGTGCCAACCGACGTCTGCTGGCCTCACGGTCTCCTGCAAGTCACTCTGCCAGTGGGAAAACCCCTCGTCAGCGCCtagcaccaccacctccgCAGCCAATAGATTGTACAGCCCCACAGGACACGCCCACCGCCCACCACCGCCATTCGCCTTTTCTTCCTGCTCATCCTCACCctcctgcttcttctttttctgccCGTTCTGCCCTCTCAGCTCTCTCCACGTCGTCTCCCTCCTCGCCCATTTCCGGATCTATCTCCTCTTCTCCCGCTCTTCCGTCGACCTTCTCTcccctctcttcttcttcttcatcttacCAGACTTGTTCATCGGCCGTATCCTCCCCACACATCAACATGTCGAGATCATCCCGAAACCCTCCCCCAGCCGTTGCCGGTACTGGACGTCAAAACGAATACTTTGTTCCTCGAGATGGCATCGACCGTGAAGTTATCTCTGCCGATATTTGCCGTTACTTGGGCAACGACGCTCTCGTGCGTCCTGGTCACTACGAG AACCCCCAGACAGGTCAAGCCGTACAAGGCTACTACATCACAGCCTACAGGAATCTAACGACG GCTATGATTGAGGACCTCAAAGCAGACTCTGCGCGCTGGGACAGTGAGAGGCGTGCACAGACATCACGCAATACCTCCGGAG TGCAATACCGCTACTCGGAGACGCATCAGTCGCGTCAGCATCATGGTCCTACCGAAGGCCCCTACGCAACCGATCCTTACTCTCGTGACTCTGGCTTTGACGGAGGACCAAGGTATCCAGGAACAGGTGCTCCAGGTTACACTGGTGCCGCCGGTTCATATAGCCAATCTTACGGCGGCTCAAGTAGTGGGTTTGCCGGTTATACTCAAGCCCAGCAATCTCCTCCCCCAGCGGATGCCAGGTTTAGCTCGACTCCCGCAGCTGCTGTCATGAACACACCTTACCAGGCTGGCCAAAGCCCCTATGTGGACGTCGGAACAAACCAGAGGCCCAGAGGATACGATGCCTATGCTAACCaggctgctgccgctgccgctgccgccgccgctcAGCAGCAGGCTTATGCCACTTCTGCACCTTCGCAACCCGGTTACCCGGCCACTGCTGCTTACCAATATTCAGGTCAGGCTCCTCCTGCGGGCTACACGATGCAGCCCCAGGACCCCTTCTATGGTCGTG CAGGTCAACCAGCCCAAGGATATACCCAGGCCTCACAGTATGAAGAAACCCCCCGGACTCGCGCTTCCGCGACACCAACAAATACTCAAACAAATCCCAGTGGCACCTCCAGCAGTCGACGTAGTGAACGAGAGAGCGACAGGCACAGCTCCGACCGTCACCATCGCTCCAGCCGCCGGTAA
- the PFA5 gene encoding palmitoyltransferase pfa5 (TransMembrane:4 (i112-138o144-166i279-299o319-344i)~BUSCO:37479at5125), with protein sequence MTVDILVAHSDELGLPSNTSNTIINATTKDENITRPSPTLTRSWSLPNLSARATDTFALPVPARASSLSINLADPATDIDSDSSSLYTLAWSDEMPGPATSKRCGTRWIARVLPFFMLILVGYATYDVVVYCCVEYLIQKTRKTAAAVVLIALYAIFFILMVAAYIRCYVTIQFNAGFVPWTSEREAAESERNERSTNGGDVESLQWAPADTNPDSPGLETFYSKDAFICESDGLPKWCSECRNWKPDRAHHSSEYGRCVYKMDHVCPWMGGIISETSFNFFVQFTFYCACCCIIVIAANAYTLKLRLDAGQRVESRLIVGLAFGALFGLFSVTMTATALRFVFQNITNVDLLRKTQTFRLAVRVPTGTRSTDQFTTITYPLSPPGDDSKAPGTGHSNGVDQSDGAGSIATNRMAVRDQRAKRTFAILQTQSGENPWHVGYRKNFKSVMGQTIFEWLLPLRHSPCTRHDNMVSDYEFGPLVEQLKRRYGLAEGDIEKGANETTSS encoded by the exons ATGACCGTCGACATCTTAGTGGCCCACTCGGACGAGCTGGGCTTGCCAAGTAATACTtccaacaccatcatcaatgCGACGACCAAAGATGAGAACATTACCCGACCATCACCAACACTGACACGTTCCTGGTCCTTACCTAACCTTTCCGCAAGGGCGACTGATACTTTCGCGCTACCGGTACCAGCACGCGCCTCGTCCTTGTCTATCAATCTTGCAGACCCAGCCACAGACATCGACTCTGACAGCTCGTCTCTCTACACTTTGGCTTGGAGCGATGAGATGCCAGGACCGGCTACCAGCAAGCGCTGTGGCACGCGATGGATTGCGCGTGTGCTTCCCTTTTTCATGTTGATTCTCGTTGGCTATGCAACCTATGACGTTGTGGTATATTGCTGTG TCGAGTACCTCATTCAAAAGACTAGGAAAACAGCAGCCGCTGTCGTCCTCATTGCCCTCTatgccatcttcttcatcctcatggTCGCCGCCTACATCCGATGCTATGTAACCATTCAATTCAACGCTGGCTTCGTGCCCTGGACCTCTGAGAGGGAGGCCGCTGAATCAGAAAGAAACGAGCGATCAACAAACGGCGGAGATGTCGAATCACTACAATGGGCCCCTGCGGATACGAACCCTGATAGTCCTGGACTTGAAACCTTCTACAGCAAGGATGCATTCATATGCGAGAGTGATGGGCTGCCCAAGTGGTGTTCCGAGTGTAGGAATTGGAAACCCGACCGTGCCCATCATTCGAGCGAGTACGGCCGTTGTGTCTACAAAATGGACCACGTATGCCCTTGGATGGGCGGCATCATTTCGGAAACTT CATTCAACTTTTTCGTTCAATTCACATTCTATTGTGCATGTTGTTGCATTATAGTCATAGCCGCTAACGCTTATACCTTGAAGCTTCGCCTAGACGCTGGCCAGCGTGTGGAAAGTCGGCTTATTGTTGGGTTGGCTTTCGGTGCTTTATTTGGCTTGTTTTCTGTCACTATGACTGCCACAGCCTTGAGGTTTGTCTTTCAGAATATCACCAATGTCGATCTGTTGAGGAAGACCCAGACGTTTCGATTGGCGGTTCGAGTTCCTACTGGCACACGATCAACAGACCAGTTCACTACAATTACCTACCCGCTTTCCCCTCCTGGGGACGACTCCAAGGCCCCAGGAACAGGACACTCTAATGGCGTGGACCAATCTGATGGCGCCGGCTCTATTGCAACAAATCGAATGGCGGTCAGGGACCAACGAGCCAAACGTACATTCGCCATTCTACAGACGCAATCTGGCGAGAACCCTTGGCACGTTGGATACCGAAAGAACTTCAAGAGTGTTATGGGACAAACCATTTTCGAGTGGCTACTGCCTCTACGACATTCTCCATGTACCCGTCACGATAACATGGTAAGCGACTACGAATTTGGGCCTCTGGTAGAGCAACTGAAGAGGCGTTACGGGCTTGCTGAGGGGGACATTGAGAAGGGCGCGAATGAGACGACTTCAAGTTAG